In Deinococcus aerius, the following proteins share a genomic window:
- a CDS encoding SDR family oxidoreductase: MQMTGSTILITGGGSGIGRALAEAFHARGNQVIIAGRRQQMLDEVVTANSGMRSAVLDIEDAEAIRHFAEQLRMEFPALNVVIHNAGIMRPEAVQDGALDDAEATVATNLLGPIRLTAALLPHLLAQPNAAIITVSSGLAFLPLATTPTYSATKAAIHSYTQSLRYQLRDTSVQVIELIPPYVQTELMGPGQASGPGAMPLGDFIDEVVSILDTSPDATEILVERVRPLRFAEAGGNYPVFFRQFNDASSAH; encoded by the coding sequence ATGCAAATGACAGGCAGCACCATTCTGATCACTGGCGGGGGCTCCGGTATCGGCCGCGCGCTCGCGGAGGCATTTCATGCCCGCGGTAATCAGGTTATCATCGCGGGTCGCCGCCAGCAGATGCTCGACGAGGTCGTGACGGCCAACTCCGGCATGAGGTCGGCGGTACTGGACATCGAAGATGCGGAAGCCATTCGCCACTTCGCGGAACAGCTCAGGATGGAATTCCCGGCCCTGAACGTGGTCATCCACAACGCGGGGATCATGCGTCCCGAGGCCGTTCAGGACGGCGCCCTGGACGACGCCGAGGCGACGGTGGCGACGAACCTGCTGGGACCTATTCGCCTGACCGCGGCGCTGCTGCCTCACCTGCTGGCCCAGCCGAACGCGGCGATCATCACCGTCTCGTCCGGCCTCGCGTTTCTGCCGCTGGCGACGACCCCGACCTACAGCGCGACGAAGGCTGCCATCCACTCCTACACGCAGTCGCTGCGGTATCAGCTCAGGGACACGTCCGTGCAGGTGATCGAACTGATCCCGCCGTACGTGCAGACGGAATTGATGGGGCCGGGGCAGGCGAGTGGTCCGGGCGCCATGCCCCTGGGGGACTTTATCGACGAGGTGGTGTCCATTCTCGATACCTCTCCCGACGCGACCGAGATTCTGGTGGAGCGGGTCAGGCCGCTGCGCTTCGCCGAAGCGGGCGGGAATTACCCGGTCTTTTTCCGGCAGTTCAACGACGCCAGCTCGGCCCACTGA
- a CDS encoding nucleoside hydrolase: MAPMPLQVILDGDPGHDDAVNILLALASPELRVLGVTTVFGNVGLDRTTRNALVVRELARSNVPVYRGVGRPLVVPPISAELVHGESGLDGPHLPTPSRGTEDEHAVHFLIRAVREHPGEVTLVPTGPLTNVALALRLAPDIAPLIRRIVWMGGSTDTGNWTPAAEFNALADPHAAHIVFTSGVPLTMIGLNASHQAIAHPARVAAFRGLGTEVGEFVAVLLEFFAEHHRERYGWEGGALHDPLTVAWLLRPELFGTRPMHVEVDLTEGPSQGRTVADVWGVTGKAPNAEVMTEVDADGFFALLVEQVGKY, translated from the coding sequence ATGGCCCCCATGCCCCTCCAGGTCATCCTCGACGGCGATCCCGGCCACGACGACGCCGTGAATATCCTGCTCGCGCTGGCGAGCCCGGAACTGCGGGTTCTGGGCGTGACGACCGTGTTCGGCAACGTGGGACTGGACCGCACGACCCGCAACGCCCTGGTCGTGCGCGAACTCGCCCGCTCGAACGTGCCCGTCTATCGGGGCGTAGGCCGCCCCCTCGTCGTGCCGCCCATCAGCGCCGAACTCGTGCATGGCGAGAGCGGACTTGACGGTCCCCATCTGCCCACGCCGAGCCGGGGGACAGAGGACGAACACGCCGTCCACTTCCTGATCCGCGCCGTCCGCGAGCATCCGGGCGAGGTGACCCTGGTGCCCACCGGCCCGCTCACGAACGTCGCGCTGGCCCTGCGCCTCGCCCCGGACATCGCGCCCCTGATCCGGCGCATTGTCTGGATGGGCGGCTCCACCGATACGGGCAACTGGACGCCCGCCGCCGAGTTCAACGCCCTGGCCGACCCGCACGCCGCCCACATCGTGTTCACCTCCGGCGTGCCCCTCACCATGATCGGTTTGAACGCCTCGCACCAGGCCATCGCGCACCCGGCGCGGGTGGCCGCCTTCCGGGGACTGGGCACCGAGGTCGGCGAGTTCGTCGCCGTGCTGCTGGAGTTCTTCGCCGAACACCACCGGGAGCGTTACGGCTGGGAGGGCGGCGCCCTGCACGACCCCCTGACGGTGGCCTGGCTGCTGCGCCCGGAGCTGTTCGGGACGCGCCCCATGCACGTCGAGGTGGACCTGACGGAAGGACCGAGTCAGGGGCGAACGGTCGCGGACGTGTGGGGCGTGACGGGCAAGGCCCCCAACGCCGAGGTGATGACGGAGGTGGACGCGGACGGCTTTTTCGCGCTGCTGGTGGAGCAAGTGGGGAAATATTAA
- the hpf gene encoding ribosome hibernation-promoting factor, HPF/YfiA family, translated as MHIYQLTGRNVDVTEAMRDYVEEKLTRLDRFSDQITDARVILTVRDVRDAGRRNRVEVQLNVPNGIIRAEEHHADMYAAIDRVSDVLERQLRKFKTRYLKHRQDAVPQPEVGLAEADVDAGVGDEVTEFRPEIVRQKRFSLRPMSPEDAVTQMEALGHDFYVFKNMDTNSCAVVYRRRDGNYGLIEPS; from the coding sequence GTGCATATTTACCAGCTGACAGGCCGGAACGTGGACGTTACCGAGGCGATGCGCGACTACGTGGAGGAAAAGCTCACGCGGCTGGACCGCTTCAGCGACCAGATCACTGACGCGCGCGTGATCCTGACCGTCCGGGATGTGCGCGACGCCGGGCGGCGTAACCGCGTCGAGGTCCAGCTCAATGTGCCAAACGGCATCATCCGGGCCGAGGAACACCACGCCGACATGTACGCGGCGATTGACCGCGTCTCCGACGTGCTGGAACGCCAGCTTCGCAAGTTCAAGACCCGTTACCTCAAGCACCGCCAGGACGCCGTGCCCCAGCCGGAGGTGGGCCTGGCCGAGGCGGACGTGGACGCCGGGGTGGGCGACGAGGTGACCGAGTTCCGCCCCGAGATCGTGCGCCAGAAGCGTTTCAGCCTGCGCCCCATGAGCCCCGAGGACGCCGTGACCCAGATGGAGGCCCTGGGCCACGACTTCTACGTGTTCAAGAATATGGACACGAACAGTTGCGCCGTGGTGTACCGCAGGCGCGACGGCAACTACGGGCTAATCGAGCCGAGCTGA